The genomic region AATGAGCGTCACAGGTCGAGTTCATTGAgttctgtgttcagtctgtTAATGACAAACTCGGTTGGTCTGTTTGCTTCTTACAGACATTTTCAATTTGTATTCTCTGTTCCGTGaatgtcattttatttcattatacGCACAAAATACAATGTGGCAAAACAATTGTGCTTTTCCTGCCTCTGCAAAATAAAGTTGTCTtcacaaatgttttcatatttaatgagcaaacaataaaaattaTGAATACACTGACAGAAAAGTACAAAAGGTATAAAATACAAGATATGAAAAGCTTCGCAGCTTCTGAGTGATACTAGAAAGgtataaaaacacactcagtATAAAATAATGAACACATCCAAacaattaagaaataaaaacagacatgaaaaaagtggaacaaacatgacaaaagtGTATCTGTGAAAATGAATGCCTAATTGGGTTTAAACAATTTTCTCAATTATTTCATATAAATATGTAACACAACTTGTTGATATAATTAAATTATGTCTTACATTTTATCATGAATATTCCACATGTCCAAAAGTGACAGTAACAGAAATAAGTCAAAATTCCAGTTTCTACCCAGCACAACATAGACTCAATCCAATTTACAGTTTTTACCCCAGCCCTGTATTTGAGCTCCCTTGCCCCTCAGTACAGAGTTACAAGGGGTAGTGGTTAAAACCCTATGAAACAGGACAACCCCTCAAGACCAGTTTCAAGTATGCTGTCTATCAGCTGAGGGGATCTCTTTTGCATCACCGAGGCAATCCTGTTATTGTCAAAGTGACACttgccatttatctgatggagatagAAAAGCATGGATGCATGCAACCGGTTCACAGCTTCACTCTGTCAATCAATCTATCACACACAGGCTAACATTACCAGCCTGTGCTCCTATCCTGCCAGTCTGCACCATACTAGTGGAGCGGTGCAGCAACTTTCAGCATCAGATGTCAACAGAAGGGGTGAATGCAACATGGAAATGTCAAATTACAGGAGTTACTCTGAGTGGTTTGGGATCGGGCCTTActctttactgtttgttttggccATGGCGAATCAAACCATggaaccctgatttgcatttccattacaaGATTGACCACGCCTGTTTGAGCCACACCGCATGCAAAATCGACTCTCTGGAGTGCAGCCAAGGTAACGGGGATGTCTTGCGTAGGTGGCCAACCTGTCACAACTCCCTCGTCTCCTTCAAATGAGCCTGTATTGTCCTGAGACTCGtttcatgtctgtgcaggaaatcCTGAGAGAAAggcatttttaaaagtctgtcttcagctctcagtaaTTTTGTAGCTTCTTATACCACTTTTACACCAAAATCAGTGTGTATATATGCcaatattttaaacaaatctgGTAATAATCACAATTTAACTTCAACTAATGTAATCACAACGCGCCTGAAAAGGACCCGCGACCAAATCCTGATAAtatacattcacattttacacaaaagccagatgttagccAGTACAAGTGTGTTTTCTGGCCAGAGTGAAAGGGTTCGTGGTGactggatctgtgtgtgttagCCTTCTCCTGCCGTGTCCAGACTGTAGTTGGGGTAAAGGGAAGATCTGTGTTTTCCTCCTGGGTTGAAGCTGTTTGTGCTTTACTCTTCACTTTTACCAGCAGCTCATGGAAGTCTTCATCTTATCTTGAAAAGCTGCAGCCTTCATTTACTGTCGACTGTGGCCTTCATCGTACATCTAAGTTACTGCTAAACGTAACCTGTCATCCAGTCGCTCCGCTCTGcacactcactctctcctcttGCTCACAGCTTTTGTACGCTACTCAGAAGCGCTGTAACAGAGTTGTGTTAATAACCGCTGGTGAAAACCCAACATTCCTTGATTTTGGCGCTTCATTTCCAAGGTTTTATTAAAATCTAAATAACAGAGAACTTTAATTACGGAGAATTTTGTGTTTCCATCCAGTTAATGGAGCTTAGCAATTTCTCACAACCGCTCCTTTGAAGCCTACCAGAGACAAGCATGTCATCAGGTAAGACGCACCTTGTAGCAGGTAAGCCTGACataatggaaatgcaaatccttGCAGTGCTTAGTCAAAACAGGCTGGCAGTTGTAATGGAAATATATCATGGGTTAGAGGtaggggaaaaacaaaaaaaaactaactagTCAACGTAAGTGAAACACTGCAGTAGTGTTTCCCTCATTGGGAAAAATTTATCACACAACGGTCATCGACTTCATCTTTACCCACTGGAAACAGGACCAGTTTGCTCAGAGTATGGTTGCTCTCCTCCTGCTTAAATCCCAGGAAATTATTCTGGTACATCGAGGACTCAAGCATATAGTTGGATTTTGAGAATGGCACTTCAGTCCGGTAGAACACAGCACTGTGTCTCTGGACCCCAATGGCAGCTGGAAGTTGttcctacacacaaacacaagtgcCAAGGTTGATTTTCAATAATTCATTACATATTCATCATTTGTTTAATACACACTTAGTTGATGCTTCTCAACTTACAACATTCCACTGGTATTCCACCTTATTTGTGTTCATATAATCTGAGTGAGCAGTGTGACTGCAGATATAAACATGTCAGTATCATCATGTCATTGTGGACAACATAACTTCTACCTGTGACAGAActacatttatatttcacagaACCATAGTCTGGTTGCAAGGCAGTGAATTTCTGACAACACAGATTCTTTGTTCCTTTTATTAATTGGATTTCCTGAATCAGGGTTAAAGTGTTCCGGTTACTTTGGAGGCTCAACCAACACTGAGAGAGCTGGGAGCTGACACAGAAGAGTGTGATGCTGTGGACAGAGAGCTGACCCAAAACATGTGGATGACccaggacaggcgggaggaggAATCAGAAGCTACTGTCTCCTACACAGATTAGAGCCATCATTCAGCATGACTTAAGGGATGCCAATAGTAAAACTCCTGTTGAATACAAGTTACGCGAAATGTCAAAAACATGGACAGTTTTGTTATAAACTGTCATCTGTGGGACAAGGCTGAAGTGATAACTCAGATAAAGAGATGGTCTGATAATAGGTTATAAAGAACTCAGTTCATATTTTCTGGCACACAAAGCAATGGGATCTTCAATGTGAGGCAGCCTGGTGGACTGCTGCAagcacacttttgttttttgcctggAAGGTTATAACTCTCTGCCCAATTAAATTCAGGAGTGCCTATGGAACTTTTATTTGTTAAGAAGATAAAGTTATTGAATCCAAGTCAGAAGCGATGATGCTGGTAGGAAGTTGTCCCTCTCAACTGGGTAAAGAGGTCAGCTCAGGGATCTTGGGAAAGATGGGAGATTCTCTTactgtatttattcttttctttggAATATTGAAACAGTTAGGATGAATATATTTCCAAGGCTATTATATCTTTTTCAGTCACATCCCATTTGGATCCCAACCCCAGTCTTTAGCATGCTAGACAAGGTGATCTCCCCAATTATTTGGCAGAGCAGGAAGTATAGGAACAAATAGAAACACTTAGCATACCCCAAAAGACATCGAGGCCCTAATCTTCCCAACTTGAATTGATATTATTGGGCTGCACCACTTTGTGGAATGACAGAATGGTTGACACTTGTGTTGGGGAATGCTCTCGATATAAAAGAAAAGTGGGAGATAGAGATGAATGTTCTCATTCAAGATGAAACATGGGAAATGTGTGTGAAGATGGGCATAAAATAAATTATGGTCCGCTGTGGAAAGAATTTAATTGGAAATTGAAAATGAGATACTTtagaatttttttctttatatctgAAAGTAGTAAAACAGAGGGATTGTAAACAGGTTGGGgatcacacacatttttcaggaCTGTCCAAAACTGAAATCATATTTGGAAGGGATTCAGACTTTAatatttatcagtttgaacattgaGTTACCATAAAACCCACTGTTTTATATCTTTAGAGCCATTCCTGGtggagcaaaagaaaaaagaaaattacatttattgcATATCCTCCAGCTGGTGGCCAGGAAAATGATAACTGTAACATGGCTCAAACCATTACCACCCACTACACATCAACGGTGTGAGAGGGTGATGAAAGTGTATGTAATGGAAAAGATAACAGCGAAACTTAACGTAAAGATGGCCATACTTGTGATCAGATGGGCTCCTATTATTGCTCACCTTGGAGAACCACTGTGTTATGGATTGTGACATTTattagtccccccaggaatcctCGATTCCGCAATCGCGGAAATTACCGCAGATTTCTCGGCCGTCCGCGGATTCAAAGACCTTCCGCAGAATATCACATTGTGCATGTAGTTTTTATCCCAGCAGACTTTTTATGTCAGCATTTCATTGCtgtaactgaatgtttacatttactatcTGCAGTATGCAGTAGGTACTTTCTgttcctaaaccttcacccatagtttggtgaaaagttttgcactttttatgttgcaaataaatctgcccaacagggacaaagGAAATgctgatgttgattattttaaaaccagtaatagtaggttccacaatgtttgacagtgttctggtattgcaattcatttcataagagaatatttaattcattattacattaaaacaacatgtttttttaatgtttgcggaattttaactttcaagcagcggaatcaagaattgctgaatttaaactttttctctgcagattcctggggggactaacACATACTGAGTTAATATAACTGGACCAAAGAGTTACACCTATTTATTTTGAGGTTATTGTTGAGGTTAttatttaatgatgtttttacTTCCACTCTTCCCTCTCTATATGCATGAACAACATGCTAAAGTTAATTTGGTTAAGTGGGTCTGCCGAGTTGTAAATAGTTTTGCTTTCTTTCAATAATTTTTCTTTAACAACAAAAGTAGATGTGTAAATTGAGGTGAGGCGCACATAAGCTTCAGTTAAAACTGTGTAAGGTGAGTTGGTATGGAATTAAACTAGTCTGAACCAGCCTTGTCTACCCGCAATTCAGTTTGTGGTGGCtatgatttttttcccattaCTGTTAGGATCCCTGTTTTTTATGTTCTCGTTTCAGGTTTTATCTTAAGATTGTACCTACATGTGTTGCGTCCTGCTTCCTCCTGTGTGCTTTTCCCTCCTAGTGCCTTCCCTCACCtgtcttcttttctctcctcattcCACCTGTTCCTCATCCCCTCATTAGTTTTGTAGGTATTTAGTCTTTGTTCTCTTGTCTTCGTCAGTTAGTTCCATGTTACTCCGCCTTGGTTCAGTGTTTTTACTCATTTGTACTTGCACTCTGTTGCACTCTGTTGTTGCTCTGTTCTTGGTCCTTGATACTTATTTCCAGTTTTTCTAGTTTTCCTGGTTTATGtatttcagctttgttttataaagctcactttttgttcCCCTACTCCTGCCTcccgtgtgtgtctgcatttgggtccttgTCTTGTTTACTCATAATTCATAACAATAACCAGGGTTCGTaagggtgcttgaaatccttgaaagtgcttgaatttcaatgttgtgttttcaaggtctgaaaagtacttggattttagtttaagtgcttgaaagtgcttgacattataactctgtcttccacaaaattgttcagactggataattaatttctgaagttttcgctattatgaaacataattttagatgtttacaggataatacaatgtacataattgtgataagaaaaaatcatgagtatatatattcctgtagatacgtattttaccccagcaaaaaggtgctggaaaatctttaaaatgacccttaaaagtgcttgaaaagtgcttgaatttgaccttgaaaaatgtgtacgaaccctgaataaCACCTTTTGGTAATCCTTCTGATGGTAAACTTGCCCTGCCTTGGCAACAGCCAatgctaaaaaagaaaagtaattgTTCAGGTATACACTGATGTTAATGTCACTATGTTGCTTTTGTCCAGGTAAGATAAAACTACCTCATTAAGTTAGAGCCTGTTGCATGATGGGAACATTTCCAACAAAACATTGCAAACGTACAGCAGGTATACGGAACATATACCTGACCCTGAGACAGCAGAATGGAACAAACTGGTTTAGACTTGCCACAGTAGAGGTTTTCGTATTGTGTGCGGGCTGGAAGCGTGGGgtggggtggaggagggggtaTTTTacaaacaacaggaagtcatttgGCCCATTTATCACCACTTACTCATAGCTCAAACATAACCACACAAACGATACTGTTCACATATCATTAAATACAGTGCGACTCATACTTTCCGAAGAAGGTGTCTCAATTTTGTCATAAACGTGGATTCAATGTTCAAGGACAGAAAGGAAATATAATGACCTACAGAATGACACATGATATAAAACGTTGATTAGTGGAATAACGTAGTGTTTTGGGGAAAATTACTaaaagtgtttttgtaaatgggtgaaaaaaaaatggttataATAGTACAAGCACTGaaagataaataatacatagCTTAGAATaaggaaaaacaatcaaatattcATGTGGTTGCTGTGATGACAGAGTCACTCAAAGTGGACTTTCCCATCACACACTGTAACAAACTGTAAGTTATTGGATGACACTCACCATTTCCTCAGGAACGATTTCGTGCCGATCATTGCATGACACCATCATCTTTTTGCCGTTGGCTTTATTGGCATACAGCATGACTGGCCTCCCATTCCTTCCATCTAGTGTGCTGTCATTGTAAAACTGTATGTTGAATTTGcattctgaaagaaaaaagagaatgtCAAAGAATGATAGAGGATCATTTCTAAAAGATATAAGATAAGATTgaaggttttgaaaaaaaatattgtgaggGTGTGACCTCTGTAttctacggaagaggattagggccacatgtgaattttttttttagttctgactttaaagtcagaattctgagaaaaaagtcagaattctgagaaaaaagtcagaagtctgcacatgtacatttttttttgagttctgactttattctcagaattctgactttaatctttCCATTCACTAAcgcaatgttgtgcaaaacttgacaggccaaaataatatgGCACACTTTTCCggggtatacagcagcgttccccctgctggtccgagacagagccacctgcccttcagcagcccgaagcagctccactgtgacccgtgtgtgtgtgtgtgtgtgtgtgtgtgtgtgtgcgcactattgagtctgcgttcctgctctgtagcaggtttGCCTgttaattagttgtcatgtTAGGCTATTTAGCCTCAaattttatattacaaaaaagtggtatcagtaaaaacgtgggcttttaaaaaaaaaaatgtttttgttttattcgttttaagaatccgttttgatctggactgcttatgcttaatgacagctgaggtttgttattttcagactcagccagattttgctgcGCTGCACCACAAATCCACAGACTCTGATTTGCGTACACGAGCTCAGACCTGACGGGAGATCTGATCGTAGCTTCCGCTcacgtccaaattgataaatgccgaagtttgcgtggaaatggtcgtacgcacgTTTTTCTACCGTACattcgtttgataaatgagggccattgTGATTTTATACATGCAGTTTCCATGCAGCAGAAACCATGTGTGTATCTCTACATTAACATGCTCATTTTCGCACCAggaacagctgatctgtgtaGGCCCATCTTACTGTCTGTATAATGTGTCCTTTAataacaggaaacagactgtgTCTTGACTTTAGACCAGCTTTTTGCTACCTCAAGATAGAAACCACACCTCCCTTTAAGACCAACACGCACGGGCGGACAGGTGGATGCCAGTACATATACACATCAACACACTATGTACACCATGTGGGCACTGGGTGTCAAAATGACAACTGTGTCGGTCTGAATCTAGTGATGACACTGAAGCGGCACTGCATTGAGAGTGAGATAGAGCCATGTATGTCCCAGTGACTATCAAAAGTAGGTTATGAACTTCCGGTGACGCCATGTTCTGAGACGCACGCACGGAGTGTGGGCTCCCCTGGAAATCGGTGGTGTTTTGCTGTTTGTAGAATTAtaagacattttaattgaaAGAGGGTGGACCCGAATTACTGCGGACTAACATGAGCACGGTCAGAGACACACGGAACGCAGGGAAACAGCAAAAATCGCAAGAAGAAGCGAAAGGGAAAAAAGCGACGCCATCTTCCCCAGGCGAGGCGAGCGGAAAGGCGGGCGAAATGAACATGGAGCATATTCTCCGGGAGTTAAGAGAGTTGAGGAAAGAAAATAAGGAGTCGTTTGCAGACACTAAGGCCTCGTTATCCAGACTGGAAGTGTCGGTCACGGATTTGAACCAGAGGATGGAGAAATTAGAACAGAGAACCGAGGAGGCGGAGACGAGAGTCGGCGTGGTGGAGGACACCGGCCAGCGTCATGAGAGGATGTTGCGGCACCTGTTGAAACGGGAGGCGGCTTTGACTAA from Sparus aurata chromosome 2, fSpaAur1.1, whole genome shotgun sequence harbors:
- the LOC115597488 gene encoding uncharacterized protein LOC115597488 isoform X1; translated protein: MATNCCSPVKFYCLNEKTFYFVDAETDGDLVDDSFAKSVYQACGLLIRGNNNKFLVLSDENEFKAQTLTGTQPECKFNIQFYNDSTLDGRNGRPVMLYANKANGKKMMVSCNDRHEIVPEEMEQLPAAIGVQRHSAVFYRTEVPFSKSNYMLESSMYQNNFLGFKQEESNHTLSKLVLFPVGKDEVDDRCVINFSQ